CCTCGCTGGGTCCTGCCACCATGTCAATATCTACATACCCATATACAGCTCTTTTAGCCATTGCAACAAATATATTTCCCGGTCCAACTATTTTATCTACTTTAGGCAGTAATTCAGTACCGAATGCCAATGCTGCAATTGCCTGTGCACCACCTATCTTGTAGATTTTTTCAATTCCAACTTCATTAGCTGCCACTAATACAAATGGATTTAATCCACCTTTCACAGGCGTAACCATTACTATCTCATCAACACCTGCCACTTTTGCAGGAATGCTATTCATCAAAACAGATGAAGGATATGAAGCAGTACCACCAGGCACATATATGCCTACTTTTTCTAGCGGCCTTATCTTTTGACCGTATATTATACCACCTTTAAAATCCATCCAGGTCTTTTGCCTTTGATTTTCATGATATTCTGTAATATTTTTTATTGCTTTCCTTAAAGAACTTATAAATTCCTTATCGACTTTGCTGTAAGCATCGTCTATCTCTCTTTTTTCAACCATTATGTTTTTATCATCTAATTTTACACCGTCGTATTTTAATGTATAATCAAACAAAGCTCTGTCTCCATCCATTTTAACATTATAAATTATTTCAGACACAGTCGCCTCTACATCTTTATTCTCAAGCTTTGATCTATTTGTCAAATTTTTAATGACTGTATTATCAATCGAATTGCTAAAATCGTAGATTTTTATCATCTAGCATCAATCCCTTCAAACATATAATTCCATATACTCCTGTACTCTTTAACGCCTTTTTATCTAGCTTCTTTCTGTAGCTTGTTTCAATTTATATATTATCTCTTTTATTCTATCGCTTTTTGTCTTCATGCTGGCTTTATTCACAATAAGCCTTGCACTTGATGAAAATATTTCTTCATATACAGTAAGACCATTCTCTCTTAGTGTTGTACCCGTTTCTACAATGTCCACAATTACTTCAGATAACCCTACCAATGGAGCTAGTTCGACAGAGCCATTTAGTTTAATGATTTCTACATTTTCGCCTTTTTTCTTATAGAATTCTTCAGCTATTGAAGGAAATTTCGTTGCAACTCTTTTGTTGCTTAAAAAAGTATTCTTCTTATTGGTGGGACCAGCAACGACCATTTTGCACTTTCCAAATCCTAAATCAAGCACTTCATAGCAATCCCTTTTAAGCTCTAAAAGCACATCTTTTCCGCAAACGCCTATATCAGC
The nucleotide sequence above comes from Thermoanaerobacterium sp. CMT5567-10. Encoded proteins:
- the hisD gene encoding histidinol dehydrogenase translates to MIKIYDFSNSIDNTVIKNLTNRSKLENKDVEATVSEIIYNVKMDGDRALFDYTLKYDGVKLDDKNIMVEKREIDDAYSKVDKEFISSLRKAIKNITEYHENQRQKTWMDFKGGIIYGQKIRPLEKVGIYVPGGTASYPSSVLMNSIPAKVAGVDEIVMVTPVKGGLNPFVLVAANEVGIEKIYKIGGAQAIAALAFGTELLPKVDKIVGPGNIFVAMAKRAVYGYVDIDMVAGPSEVLIVADESANPCHLAADLLSQAEHDAMASAVLVTTSKSIAESVREEIDRQIQYLDRKNIINKSINDYGAIIIVNNLEDALNIANEIAPEHLELAVDNPFEMIGMVKNAGSVFLGDNSPEPLGDYIAGPNHVLPTSGTSRFFSPLSVDDFVKKMSILYYDEKSLKNVSDDIVRLAEAEGLTAHANSIKVRFKK
- the hisG gene encoding ATP phosphoribosyltransferase, yielding MDSITVALPKGRMADKSFEIFATCGISDNIQNEMSRKLFICDFERNLKFILVKPTDVPTYVEHGAADIGVCGKDVLLELKRDCYEVLDLGFGKCKMVVAGPTNKKNTFLSNKRVATKFPSIAEEFYKKKGENVEIIKLNGSVELAPLVGLSEVIVDIVETGTTLRENGLTVYEEIFSSSARLIVNKASMKTKSDRIKEIIYKLKQATERS